A stretch of DNA from Paramormyrops kingsleyae isolate MSU_618 chromosome 15, PKINGS_0.4, whole genome shotgun sequence:
GCCGACGCTTCGCTCTCCAAATTGAAGGCATCATCAGCGTTAATGGCGACGGACACATTGTCTTCCTCCGGTTCATCGTTCAGAGAGCCCTCGATGGCGGTGGGCTCTTCTTCGGACGGCTGTTCCAGGGGTTCTTCCTTAAGCGGCTCAGATTTACAAGACCCGGCTACTTTCTCATTTTCTACGGATTTAATAGGAATAGAATGGCACAGAGTTTAATTACTTCTGAAACACAGCAAGCATTACGTGGAACTGGTAAGGCTGGGACAGGAGGTGACCCTTTGCTTTTCCCTCCATATATAAGCAAAAACTAACAACGAGAGACTGGAAAAAACAAAGAGAGACCAAGCaactgtttttgtttaaatcCTGCCAATAGCCGATCTCTGCAATCCCTCTCATTTCACCTGATCCGAGTAGCGAAAGGTTCTGATCTGAAGGCAGCTGCGAGACCAGCACATGTGCTCCAAAAAGTCCATCTTCACGTCATTTCTGCCTTCCTGAGTCTCCGTGACATAGGAAGTGCTGTCTTAACTGGAAATTCAGAATCCCTCTGGTGCTGTTTATGGGTCCATTGAGGGTTATCTCCAAGGCATGTATTACATTAACCGGATCCTTTAACGTTTCGTGGGTGGGCATTCTTCGATTCTTCTCTTCAGAACTTCTTAATCTTCTTTTGCCACAACCTAAAAACACTACAGCATCTGCAACAACTAAGTGAGGACCTCATTCAGTAAACTAAGCGGGCCGTGTAAATTACTGGCCATGTGTTAAACACCATTAACCACTTCACACAACTTGGCAATGATGGATGCGCACTCACTGTGCATTACACATTACGTCTTAAAACACCAAGACGTCTTCATAGTTAACAGGCTAGCACAAGGCCAGTAATTCTCTTTGGATTTCCAGTCTCTTCCCGAGGAAAGAAAAACTCACAACTTCCTTACGAAACTAAGACTGACACGAAGCGCTTTTGAGTTCATAAAGATGTGAAACAGTACCTATTTCATCTTTCACGTCTTCAGATTCAAACTGCTCCAGGTCCTAGAGAGAAGGAACAACATATTTAGCTAACTGTAGCTAGGCATACAGAACAATGAACAGCCAAATATTACAAAAATTTGATAAAATTGATGAATAAAAATGctagaaaaaaagaaatttcaGAAATACCTCTTTTGCTGAATACTTCAAATCTTCATCTTCGGCTCCCAAATCAACACCTTCAGGGTCCATAATCTGTTTAGAGGAATATAAAGAGCATTAATCCCACAgggtttctttttttgtttgtgttttactAAAATCCCCGAACTTtttaaatctgtaatttcaTATCAGAGCATAACACTGCCATGAGCTAAATAAAACTTGTCAAACGACATGCTAACGATTTGTTTTGCCGGTCTATTTTTTTGCCTGCAGGAAATGGCCGCCTGCACAGAAACCCGTTCAACCAGTAACACCACATCCCATTCGCCGCCCTGTCTCCCCTCCCACATCACCTCCTCGGGTTGGACGTCTGCTAGAGGGTCCGGGAAGCCCGAGTCTTCGTCGTGTATGATGTCATGCTCGTCCTGGGCCACTTCGGCATTCCCCTCATTGGACAGCGAGTCGAGGATCTCGTCGGCATCGTAGTCCTCGCACTCGGCCGGGATGCCGTTATCGGTCCCAGTCTCATCCAACACGCTCATGTCCATGATGTCCATCTCATGAAGGCTGTCCAAGTTACTGTCCAGGTTGATGTCCGGGTCCTCCTGTGAACAACAGCTGCGTCTATCAGCTGGCGTTGACAAAACAAAGCCAAACAAGAGCCGGATTCCACATGGAGGCACAAACACGTCCCGCTTAAGACGAGAAGAAAAGATGCATCCATGTGCAGAGGGGATAAAGGAGAAGAATTCCACTCCCAATAAACTCATCAGAACTACGTCCATGATTCTACATAACGGGTCCATTTTAGTCCAGTACACTCACCTGCCCATCTACAGAATCCTCTTCAATGGTGCAGTCTTCAGAGCCATCATTCTCTTGTCTTTTGCCTAGGAATTTAAATTGAAATCAACTTCTCTTTCAGAAACAGCAACAGCCCAAGAAGCCCTGAACTAAGATGCTTAGTATTCCCCAGCATGAAGTGCTACGCCTTTACTGTGCGGGTGTCAGCATGCAGAGAGAGGCTTACCCTTGGCTGCCCTCTTGGGCGTCCTCTTGGGTGTCGCCTCCAGGAAGACTATGATTTCATCAGGATTCCCACCTTCTTCTTCAATCGCCTTTGATAAGAACATACAGGAACTTTTACTCATAAACACAAAAATAAGCCCTAAGTGCAGAACTTACACAACTAAATATTTAACACCACCTTAATGTAGACTGTAAACTTGAAACCACCATGACACTAAGCACAACAAAATCAGACAGATAAAAATACACAATAAGCACTGCTTATGACGCGCGAACTATAATAAAGTTCTCTTTTCAATAGAGTCTGACAGTGTAAGTATGTTAAGATCCTGCCAAGCCAGCAATGCAGCACTATTGGATTCACGTATCCTGAAGCCTTCTGGTGTTGGCACAATTAAAACGGCGCCTCCTTCAATACTCGTCATAAACTAAGCACGTATTTCCATGACGTTTGGATAATTAGGTAGGTGTGTGATCTACAGTACACGTTCAGAACATCTTAACAACACAATCGGCGTAAGGTGCCAGGAAAGCGGCGACAAGCGGCCCGCTGCGGCTCGCAGGTCCGGCGAggcttcacccctgaatccgGCCAAAAACGAAACCCATGaaaattttgttttctgattATTAACGATATAAAATGTTGTATTGGTTAAACTGTGCCAAATGCGAAACTGCGATGGCGTCTGACAGCGATCCGGCTACACAAGCACCGTCCTTTCAAATCACGTCGTATGTCCTGCGATTTTTAAAAAACGAGTTTGCATGCATGGTTTTGCGAGGTTAAATCAAACAGCAATTGCATTACACAATAGTGCGAATTTACAACGAGAAGGACAGCATTCTTCACCTTTTTCAGTCTCTCGGACAGCATACTCTTGTTTCCACTGGCGTCTAGGTTTCGCCGTTTCAGCTCGGCTTTTAAATCAATGACTCGTAATTCCGACAATTTGCGCAGCCCTGCCCCCTCTGGGAGCTCAAGCGACACCGCGTCCGACGCAGACGAGCTCTCAGCCATGGTTCGGGATGCACACGGTTCCGCTCGTATAGATGTCCGAAGCTGCAGCTTCTCGCGAAAAGGCCCGGGACAAAATGGCGAGTGCGAGGCGCAGCGAGAAGCAAACAGGAACCACCGCCTCGTGAGCCGTGAGCCAGGCGCTAAAGGGCGCGTGCGCGTGCGCGTGCCTGCCCCCCGGTTCCGGTGCGGCGGCGACCAGGGGTCGCAGAAAATGACGTTTCTTGCGAAATGCAAAGGGGAACTAATTTTTGGCAAAtctttttaattcattttcatgAATATGTGATGAATGAAGGTAATAATTTCCTTTTATTAGATAATGTACTGAGAATCgagcaaaatgaaaatgctcGTTAATTGAACATTCAAAAATCTCGAAATGTTAATTAAAGATAAATATTCAATCAGCACTAAAGTTATTTTTCTCTTACTCCTGTATTGGAAGAGTACTTTTGGCACTTGTTACCGTATTttcaagtttttctttttagtttGCATGATTATTCCGAAAAACACATGAAATGTAGGAACGTTTTATTTGCATGTGTTTAAGTTTTCTAGACTATTGGCAGGAGTGTCACCTGACAGTTAAAATCTCACTCCAGGCCACAGCACAACTTCGGCCGTGAGGATGTTACAAAAAGCAGCTGTGAAAGAAATGTGGTGGAAATGTGAGGCGTTGCATTCAGACAGAAGGAAGGAAGACCATGAACACCATGATACAGGATTGAATTTCTGTTGTATACCTGTTAATAGACCTTACTGTTGAAGACATATTGTAGAATACTAAGCAGAGAGTAATGTGTTTATTCTGGTTTATATGGTGATACAATGCATTGGTTTTCCTAATAATTGTTTATTGGTTCTGGCCAATTGAGAATTTTTAATCTGACTTGAAAATCCTATgagtataattaaaaaaaaacctgcctTGTGAAGAATTGAATTCTGTGACATAATTTTTCATTTGGGCAGCGCAGTGAGAGACACCGTCTCCTTGCACCCTCAAGCCTGGGGGCTTGACTCCCACCCCCAGCTCTGCGTGGCTgcaggttgcatgttctccctgggtTTGTCAACTTCCTCTCATTACTCTGGTTAGATATGAACACACACCAAATGGCATATCTAAATTACCCATAGTGTGggattatgtgtgtgtatttgccctgcgatggactggcatcccatccagggtgtccccctgcctaatgccctgcgatggactggcatcccatccagggtgtccccctgccttatgccctgcgatggactggcatcccatccagggtgtccccctgccttatgccctgcgatggactggcatcccatccagggtgtccccctgccttatgccctgcgatggactggcatcccatccagggtgtccccctgccttatgccctgcgatggactggcatcccatccagggtgtccccctgcctaatgccctgcgatggactggcatcccatccagggtgtccccctgcctaatgccctgcgatggactggcatcccatccagggtgtccccctgcctaatgccctgcgatggactgtcCCCCTGCATTGGACCCTAAGCTGCctggatgggctccaggccccctgtcCATATACTGGACATACAGCTGGAAGAAGGATGGATAATCCTCTCTTTAAACAAATGATTTCAGAAGCTCCCTAAAGTTTGCCACTATTCACAGCATACAATGATAGTGTAAACATATAGCAAGATTTCAGCTTGTATACAGCAAACCTTTGCGTTTGCTACAAATTCACATGATGTTAACAATTATATAACTTAAAAAGAGTTATAAGCCAAGTGGAACAAGACTGGTTGTAACAAAGGGCTCCTACTTCAttgtattttacatatttatgcattgttctcatttttatgactttttaaatatGCCTCTGGAGAATAATTTTCTGGAACACTTTACAATAACACTTTTACTTAGCACACATTTTTATCCATATTGTTCCAAAGGCACAGAGCTATAGGGGGTTAGggggctcaagggcccaacagtaaaATGCTAACTCACTGAATCACTCACCACCCCCCACTACAGAAACAATAACTGAACTCTGAGAATCAAGTTGCTGACTGCCACAAAAATGGTCTCCACGATCTCGATAGCAGGCGCCAGCTTGCACTGAATCACAGCTGTGACAATCCCTTTCCACCCATTGTT
This window harbors:
- the LOC111860251 gene encoding scaffold attachment factor B1-like; this encodes MAESSSASDAVSLELPEGAGLRKLSELRVIDLKAELKRRNLDASGNKSMLSERLKKAIEEEGGNPDEIIVFLEATPKRTPKRAAKGKRQENDGSEDCTIEEDSVDGQEDPDINLDSNLDSLHEMDIMDMSVLDETGTDNGIPAECEDYDADEILDSLSNEGNAEVAQDEHDIIHDEDSGFPDPLADVQPEEIMDPEGVDLGAEDEDLKYSAKEDLEQFESEDVKDEIGTVSHLYELKSASCQS